From the Harpia harpyja isolate bHarHar1 chromosome 16, bHarHar1 primary haplotype, whole genome shotgun sequence genome, one window contains:
- the INS gene encoding insulin, with amino-acid sequence MGILLPANQSSSLRANFSPSLAAPSLGLTLLTMALWIQSLPLLALLALSIPGTSHAAANQHLCGSHLVEALYLVCGERGFFYSPKARRDIEQPLVSGPLHGEVGELPFQQEEFEKVKRGIVEQCCHNTCSLYQLENYCN; translated from the exons aTGGGGATATTACTACCAGCCAACCAGTCTTCATCTCTCAGAGCAAACTTCTCTCCATCTCTTGCTGCCCCTTCTTTGG GCCTCACCCTGCTCACCATGGCTCTCTGGATCCAATCGCTGCCTCTCCTGGCCCTTCTCGCTCTTTCCATCCCTGGGACCAGCCACgcggctgccaaccagcacctcTGCGGCTCCCACTTGGTGGAGGCTCTCTACCTGGTGTGCGGAGAGCGGGGTTTCTTCTACTCCCCCAAAGCCCGACGGGACATTGAGCAGCCTCTAG TGAGCGGTCCCTTGCACGGTGAGGTAGGAGAGCTGCCCTTCCAGCAGGAGGAGTTTGAGAAAGTGAAGCGAGGGATCGTCGAGCAATGCTGCCACAACACGTGCTCCCTCTACCAACTGGAAAACTACTGCAACTAG